A region of Toxorhynchites rutilus septentrionalis strain SRP chromosome 1, ASM2978413v1, whole genome shotgun sequence DNA encodes the following proteins:
- the LOC129762569 gene encoding trypsin-like, with amino-acid sequence MKDILITWIVTTIILHTATSDGPDSRLVGGNQAPVGTFPAHVGIGIGNDTFCGGTILNPNHVLTAGSCVLDGQHNLIAANQLTVRGGMVNIGVTTPHVAVSRVFVHPFFNPFSFENDIAVLRMADNFTFPESVVPNLAAAQLKSGIVAEGSRCQVVGWNWQPGSANMPLQRLDVSIHPRSECNTMFNGMIRDSMICVATDNANQGLCVSNRGGGLYCDSKLAGIASFGFGCASNATATVFTQPRFHDAWIRQQFVRTDNPQPGTTPMPGIPGGGNGSLGLHLSAVAALFMVLIFMLIN; translated from the exons ATGAAAGACATACTCATCACGTGGATTGTAACAA CAATCATTCTGCACACAGCGACATCGGATGGACCCGATTCACGTCTCGTAGGAGGAAACCAGGCACCGGTGGGGACTTTTCCGGCTCACGTTGGTATCGGCATCGGCAATGACACGTTTTGTGGAGGAACCATACTGAATCCGAATCATGTTCTCACCGCGGGCAGCTGCGTTCTTGATGGGCAGCACAATCTGATTGCCGCTAACCAGCTAACCGTCCGCGGTGGTATGGTTAACATCGGTGTTACCACGCCTCACGTGGCCGTTAGTCGGGTTTTCGTGCATCCCTTCTTCAACCCGTTTTCCTTCGAAAATGACATCGCCGTGCTCCGAATGGCGGACAATTTCACCTTCCCGGAAAGTGTCGTCCCAAACTTAGCTGCTGCCCAGCTCAAGAGTGGAATTGTAGCCGAAGGTAGCAGATGTCAAGTGGTTGGATGGAACTGGCAACCGGGATCTGCAAATATGCCTCTGCAACGGTTGGATGTTTCCATTCATCCCCGATCGGAATGCAATACCATGTTCAACGGAATGATTCGTGATTCAATGATTTGCGTGGCAACTGATAATGCGAATCAAGGACTCTGTGTGTCAAATCGCGGAGGAGGATTGTACTGCGACAGTAAATTAGCGGGAATTGCCTCGTTTGGATTCGGATGTGCCAGCAATGCCACCGCCACGGTTTTCACCCAACCGCGCTTTCACGATGCGTGGATTCGGCAGCAATTCGTACGGACCGATAACCCGCAGCCAGGAACAACGCCGATGCCGGGAATACCAGG tgGTGGTAACGGATCTTTAGGACTCCATCTGTCAGCAGTTGCCGCATTGTTTATGGTCTTAATTTTTATGTTGATTAATTAG